In the genome of Telluria mixta, the window GGCAGATCCGGGCCGCCTGCCATCCCAACCAGGCGGCATTCGTCCAGAAGAAGACATAAGGCAAGGCGACCAGGGCCAGGCGGGCCGTGTCCGCGTAGAACGACAGCAGGATCGTGAACGCGCCGCAGAACGAGGCGAGCACGAAAGCCGCGCCATGCCGTGCGGCCGTTTCCGACGTGCCGGCCGCGAAGCCGATCAGCAGGGCGATGGCGAGGCAGATGGCGATGTCGGCGGCCGTGGCAACCCCGGAAAAGCGATGGTACAGGCGGGCGAGGACAACGACTGTCGCGAGGTATCCACCCAGGAAAACGGTAAGCTGGCGTAATGTCATCGGAAAATCAGGCAAGTGATGGCGTTTATCGGTCAACGCCCGCGGCAATGCGCGAATGCCGCTAGTATACATTCACTCAGGAAAACCTGCCGAAGGCCGGAACCTGGCAGGCGATGCGATTTTTTCGATCGTCTATTGCGTTCGAGCCCAGCACGACCCATCTAGGGGCTACCGAAACGTCGCCAGCCATGGAGGCCCGCCTTGAAACGCATCATTGCACTGTGGCGCACCGTCGCCGGTCAGGACCTGCGCCTGCTGTGGTTCGCCATCCGCCACGAGAACCGCCCCGGATGGCTGTTGCCGGCACTGGCCGTCCTGGCGTTGTTCGCCGTGGAGCCGCTGAATTTCGCGGTGCCCCTGCTTGGCACGATCGACGAGTTCGTGCTGCTCCCGCTCATCCTGCACGGCATCGCGACCATGCTTCCGGCACACGTCGTCGACGGTTATGCGCGCGTTGCCGACAAGCGCCTGCGGCGCCGGGCCTGATGGCGGCCGCCGACCAGGATTGCGTCAGGTCCGGCATGCGGGGAGCTTTTCCCGCTGCCGGTTGAGGTCCTTGACGAACTCTTCCGCTTTATCCTGCGGATAGGTCTGCACCTGGTCGTTGATCTTGACCTTGTTGAACACTTCCTTGCCCTGGCACGTGACGAGAACGACTTCGCCACGTCGAACCAGGGCGGAGCGCATGTCGGCCAGCGACAGCGCAATGCTGTGGTTGAGAAAATGCTTTACGCCGCTGAGCGCCATCGACCTCATCATGTTACCGAAAAAGCCTTCGTCCCTGGCCGGGGCGTCCTCCGGCTCCCCGACCTGCTTCATGCCGTAATCCGTGAGCTGCATATACACCGCATCGTCCTTCAACATCAATTCGGTCCATCGGCTCGTCGACTGCAGGGAGGGCTTCCCCGATGCGGGCTGCTGGCGGGGGCCGACACGCTCCGGGCCATCCCCTTCCTTGGCGTCCATGGAGATGGTCGAGGCGTGGGCAAAGGACGTGGTCGCAAGGATGGCGGTGGCGCACAGGATGACGCGGATCGTGTTCATGGTTTTTCCAAAGCCGATTGATAACGGGATGACGATAGCGCAAGCGGTACACTGCCGGCTCGCCGTTTGCGACGAACGGCGGTATTCGGGCGCCGGACGGTGATATCGCGCTGTCAGCCTGCACCCCGTTTCGCACGCGGTGCGGCGGGCTTCTTCGGCTTCGGTGGCGGCATGATCGCCGCTGTCTCGAGCAGCAGGCGGCGCAGCGCCTCCGGTTCGTCGAGCAGTTCGTCGGCGATCGGATAATCCTTGGCGCCGGGGTAGGGCGGCCCTTGCGGCAGGTCGGGCGCGAGGCGCGCGGCGGCGTCGGACGGTTTCACGAACAGGCTGCCGTCGCAGGCGAAGGCGACGACCTTGTCGTCCACGTACAGGGCGTATTCGCCGAACATCTTCCGGTGCGTCAGCCGCGCCCCCAAACCCACCACTTCCGCGACGTAGTCGATGAAGCCCTTGTCCGTTGCCATGCGCGTCCTCCGTGCCGTGATCGAAACCGCCAGCGTAGCCCGGCCCGGCGATTCGATCAAGACGTCAGAACGTCAGGTGCCCGTCGACGCAGGTGACGGCGTTGCCGCCGACCCGGATCGCATCCGGCCCGATTGTGAGGCGCAGGATGCCGGCCCGGCCGACGGCGGCGCCCTGGCTGGACAGGAAGTCGCGGCCGAACGATTCAACCTGGTCCGTGTGCCGCAGATAGGCGGCGATCGAGCCGTTGCCGCTGCCGCAGACCGGGTCTTCGTCGACGCCGTGCGCGGGCGCGAACGCGCGCACCTCGATGCGTGCGGCGGCGCCGTCGGCGTGCGGGCCGAACACGATCACGCCCGTGTTGCCGGTTGCGGCATCGTGCGCCTTCATGCGGACCAGGTCCGGCGCGGCGGCCAGCACGGCGCCGGCATCCGGCAGCTGCGCGACGACCCAGCGCGTTCCCGCATCCACGAGGCACGGCGGGGCGATGCCGGCCAGCGGCGTGCCGAGGATGCGTGCCAGTTCATCCGCCTGCGCTGCACCCAGCGGGGTGATCGTCGTCGCCGGCAGCTCGAACGCGATCCAGCGCGCGCCATCGTCCGCGCGCGTCACGTCCAGCCGGACCAGGCCCGCCGCGCATTCCTGTGTCAGGAGGCCGTCGCGCGGTGCGATCCTGCCCGCCTCCAGCAGCGCGTGCGCGGTGCCGATGGTCGGATGGCCGGCGAACGGCAGCTCGGCACCCGGCGTGAAGATGCGCACGCGATAGTCGGCGCCGGCCTGCGTGGGACGCAGCACGAACGTCGTCTCGGACAGGTTGGTCCAGTTGGCGATGCGCTGCATCTGCGCGGTCGAGAGGTCGTCGGCGTCGAACACGACGGCGAGCGGATTGCCCAGGAACGGGGTGGCGGTGAAGACGTCGACAGTCTTGAAAGGAAGGCGTGTCATGTGGGTCTCGTGTTGTCGGGATGGGACCAGTCTACGTAACGGCGGTGCGCACCGACAGGCACAGTCGGCCGATTGCGGCCGGCACTGTACTGGCGATCGGCCCTGCACGGTATCGCTGCGGTCGCCCGGACAACGATGTCCGTCGATGAGGGAAATTCGTCCGAACACCCGCCGCAGGGTGCGCGATCATCTGCCCTGAACCATGAACCGATCCATCGCCTTTTTCCTGTTCCCCGGCTTCCAGCTCGTCGACCTGGGCGCCATGACCGTGTTCGACCTCGCGAACAACGAGTATGCCGGCCGGCCCTACGACCTGCGCATCGTGTCCGCGCACGGGACGCCCATCCGCAGCGCGGCCGGCGCGACACTCCAGACGCAGGCGTGGCGCGAGGCCGACGGGGCATTCGACACCGTCCTCGTGTTCGGCGCGGCGGACCCGATCGTCCCGGACGCCGACACCGTCGCGCTGCTGCGCCGGGCCGCCACCGGCGCGCGCCGCATCGGCACGGTCTGCAACGGCACGGCGCTGCTGGCGCCGACCGGACTGCTGGACGGGCGCCTCGTCGCCGTGCGCGCGATGCACGCGGCGGGCCTGCAGAAGCGCCATCCGGCGATCCGCGTGGATCCGGAGCGCGTGTGGATCCGCGACGGCAAGATCTGGAGTTCGGCCGGGATGACGGCGTCGATCGACCTCGCCCTCGCGCTCGTGGAGGACGATCTCGGTGCGGACGTCGCGCTGGCCGTCGCGCGCAGGCTCGTGCTGTACCACTGGCGCAGCGGCGCGGACACGCAGTCTTCCAACCTGCTTGACATGCGGCCGAAGTCGGACCGCATCCGCACGGCGCTCGGCTATGCGCGCCGCAATCTCCGGCTGCCGCTGTCGATCGACGAACTCGCGGACCAGGTCCACATGAGCCGGCGCCACTTCACGCGCATGTTCCGCGCCGAGACGGGACAATCGCCGGCGCGCGCGATCGAGACCATGCGCGCCGAGGTCGCGCGCACGCTGCTGGAGAGTTCCACGTTGCCGCTCGACACGGTGGCGCGCGAAGCGGGATTCGCGAGCGCGAACCAGATGCGCATGGCGCTCGCGCGCGTGTACCGCCAGACTCCCCAGGATCTGCGCCGCCGCTCGGACTGACACCCCTATCCTAAGACAGGGTCGCCATGGCCCGGATCGCCCCGATCATGGCCCACGTCGGGAGGCTTGCCTTCCTACAATGATTGGCAACCATTCCACAGGAGTTGATCTTGTCCCATCCCACCTTATCCCGGCGCCGCTTCCTCGCGGCCGGTGCCGCCGCCGGCGGCGGCCTCCTGCTCCAGTTCGCGCTGCCGGTCGCCGGCGCCGCCGCCATGGCGTCCAGCGCCGGCGTCGCCCCCAACGCCATCGTGCGCATCCGTCCCGACGGCAAGGTGACCCTGACCATGCCCTATGTCGAGATGGGGCAGGGCACGTACACCTCGATCCCGATGCTGATCGCGGAAGAACTCGAGATCGACCTGAAGGACGTCGTGCTGGAACACGCGCCGCCCGACGACGCCAGATTCATCAATCCGGCCCTCGGCTTCCAGGTGACGGGCGGTTCGACGACGATCCGCGCCGCGTGGGAGCCCATGCGCCGCGCCGGTGCCACGGCCCGCATGCTGCTGGTGCGCGCGGCGGCCGGCCGCTGGAACGTTGATCCGGCCTCGTGCCGCGCCGAGCGGGGCACCGTGCTGCACGTCCCCAGCGGGCGCCGGCTGCGCTACGGCCAGCTGGTCGATGACGCTGCGAAGCTGCCGCTGCCGAAGGATGCGGACGTCGTGCTGAAACCGGCGAGCGAATTCCGCCTGATCGGCACGCCGGCGAAGCGCCTCGACACGCCAGGCAAGCTGAATGGGTCCGCGCGCTATGGCATCGACGCCGTCGTCCCCGGCATGAAGGTCGCGGCGCTGGCCATTTCTCCTGTGTTCGGGGGCCGCCTGGCCGGCGCGGACGACGCGGCCGCACTGCGGATCCTGGGCGTGCGCCAGGTCGTGAAGCTGGACGATTGCGTCGCGGTTGTCGCGGACAACATGGGCGCCGCCAATAAGGGCATCGCTGCGCTGGCGGTGCGCTGGGACGACGGTCCGAATGCCGGACTCGCGACGCAGGACATCGTGGTCGACATGGCCAAGGCGGCCCAGGGCGCCGGCGCGAAAGTGCGCACGGACGGCGACCCGGAGGCCGCACTGGGCAAGGCCGCGCGCGTGATCGAGGCGACCTACGAGCTGCCGTTCCTCGCGCACGCCGCGATGGAACCGATGAACTGCACCGTGCACGTGAAGCCGGACAGCTGCGAGATCTGGACCGGTACCCAGGTCATCACCCGCGCCCGCGCGGTGGCGGCCAAGGTCACTGGCCTGCCGGAGGAGCGCGTGACGGTGCACAACCACCTGCTGGGCGGCGGTTTCGGACGCCGGCTGGAGATCGACGGCGTCGAACGCGCCGTTCGCATCGCGCGCGAAGTGCCGCATCCCGTTAAGGTGGTGTGGAGCCGCGAGCAGGACATCCAGCACGACATGTACCGTCCTTACTTCTACGACCGCGTGCGCGCGGGTCTGGACGCGCAGGGCAAGGTCGTCGCGTGGACGCACCACGTCACGGGATCGTCCGTCCTGGGCCGCTTCATGCCGCCCGCATTCCAGAACGGTTTCGACCACGAGACGATGGATGGCGCCGAGGCCCCGCCGTATGCCTTCCCCGCGATCGGCGTCTCGTACGTGCGCCATGAACCGCGCAACATCCCGACCGCGTTCTGGCGCGGCGTCGGGCCCACGCACAACGTGTATGTCGTGGAGAGCTTCATCGACGAGCTGGCGGCCGCCGCCGGCGCCGATCCGCTGCGCTACCGCCTCGACCTGCTGGGCCACGACCCGCGCGCGCGCCGCGTGCTCGAACTGGCGGCCGAGAAGGCCGGCTGGCAGGGGCCCCGCGCGGGCAACACCGGGCGCGGGCTGTCCGTGCAGTTCGCGTTCGGCACCTACATGGCGCTCGTCGTCGATGCGGTGGCCGGGCCGGAGAACGAGATCCGCGTGCCGCGCGTCGTCTGCGCGGTCGACTGCGGCGCCGTGGTGAATCCGGACACGGTGCGCGCCCAGGTCGAAAGCGCCATCGTGTTCGGCATCAGCGGCGCGCTGTACGGCGACATCACGTTCCGCGACGGCCGTGTCGAACAGAGCAACTTTCACGATTACCGCGTGCTGCGCATGCACGAGGCGCCCAGGGTCGAGACGCACATCGTCGCGAGCACCGACGCGCCGGGCGGCATGGGCGAGCCGGGAACGGCCGCATTGATGCCCGCGCTGGCCAATGCCGTGTACGCGCTGTCCGGCCGCCGCATCCGCAAGCTGCCCATCGGCGCAACCCTGCCCACCGCCTGAATAAAGGAACGAACATGACCACATTGAACATCAACGGCAAACGGCAGACCGTGACGGCCGAACCGGATACGCCCCTGCTGTGGGTGCTGCGCGACGAGCTGCACCTGAACGGCACCAAGTTCGGCTGCGGCATGGCGCTGTGCGGCGCCTGCACGGTGCATCTGGACGGCCAGCCCGTGCGCGCCTGCGTGACCCCGATCTCGGCCGCGGCCGGGCACAAGATCACGACCATCGAAGCGATCGGCGCCACGCCGGTCGGCCAGCGGGTGCAGAAGGCCTGGGCCGCGCTGGACGTGCCGCAGTGCGGCTACTGCCAGTCCGGCCAGATCATGGCCGCGACCGCGCTGCTGAAGGCGATCCCGAAGCCGACCGACACGGACATCGACCAGGCCATGTCGGGCAATATCTGCCGCTGCGGCACTTACCAGCGCATCCGGCTCGCGATCCACCAGGCGGCGGGCGATGCGTAAGGTTCTCGTATTCCTGTGCGCGCTCGGCCTCGGCGCGGTCGCGCATGCGGGCGATGCGTCCCTGTTCGATCCGGTGGCCAGTGTCGTGATGGGCCCGCGCTGCATCAACTGCCACCAGGCCGACGCGCCGCGCCAGAAGGACTGGGGCGTCATTCACGCGCAGCAGGTCGTGCGCGGGGCGGACGGCCACGGGTCGGCCGCGCTGCGCTGCCAGGCCTGCCACCAGGCGACGAACTCCGCCGACGGGCGCGTGCCCGGCGTGAAGGACTGGCACCTCGCGCCGCGCAGCATGACGTGGCAGGGACTGGACAAGACAGCGGTGTGCCTGCAGATGCGCGACCCGGCCCGCAACGGCAACCGCAGGACGCCGCACGAGGTGGTGGAGCACATGCGCACCGATCCGCTCGTGCTGTGGGCGTGGCAGCCCGGCAGCAACCGCACGACGCCGGCGCTGTCGCATGACGATTTCGTGAAGGCCCTCGTCGCGTGGGCCGACGCCGGCCTGCCGTGCCCCGGCACGCCCTGAACTTTTTATCAAGGAATGACAATGAACACGCTGATCGAACAGATTCTCGAAGCCCACGGCGGCCTGGCCCGCTGGAAGTCGCATGACAAGCTGTCGGCCCACCTGAGCCAAGGCGGCATCCTGTGGCCGCTGAAAGGGCATGGCGGCAAGCTGGATGAAGTGGACGTGACAGTCGACCTGAAGCGCCAGTGGACGTCGCATGCGCCGTTCGGCATGGCCGGCCGCCGCACGGCCGTGACGCCGCAGTATGCCGCCATCGAGACGGTGGACGGCGCCGTGGTCGACTCGCTGGCCGACCCGCGCGCGTCGTTCGCCGGCTTCGGCCTGGAGACGCCATGGTCTGACCTGCAGCTGGCCTATTTCGTCGGCTACGCCATGTGGAACTACCTCACCTTGCCGTTCGCGTTCGCGGAACCCGGTTTCGGGTTCGAGGAACTGTCGGCGTGGGACAAAAACGGCGAGAAGTGGCACCGCCTGCGCGTCACCTACCCGGACACGATCGCCACGCACAGCCGCGTGCAGACGTTCTACGTCGGCGCCGATTTCAGGTTGCGTCGTCACGATTACGATGTGGACATCAACGGCGGCACGCCGGCCGTGCATTATTTCTCGGACTATGCGACGGTCGACGGCGTCAACCTGCCGACCCGGCACCTGATCTACGTGCGCAACCCCGACGGTGGCTACTCGACCGATCCGCTGGTCGTGTCCATCGCCGTCAGCGACGTGCGTTTCGGCTGAGGGCGCATGCACATCGGCAGCAAGATCCACGTGATGCACGCGCGGCCCCTGATGACGGCGGGCCTCGCGGCATCCCTGCACGACCCCGACTGGCGGGTGACGACGCACGACCTGGAGCCCGGCGCGGCGGCCGGCGCGGACCTCGTCATCGCCGACTACGACACGGGCCTCGCCATCGCGCCCGGGCGGCAGGTCCTCATCGTGACGCACCGCGACAAGGAAGCCGACGTGCTGCGCGCCTGCGCGGCGGCCGTGGCGGGCTACCTGCTGGAAGACGCCGACGCGGCGGAGCTGCGCTACGCCGTGCGGCGCATCCTGACGGGCGACCGGCACTACAGTCCGGGCGTGACGAAGCAGCTGGAAGTCGGCGGGTGCCGCGAGCACCTGACGAACCGCGAGACGGACGTGCTGCGGTTGCTGGCCGGGGGCCGGTGCGACAAGCAGATCGCGCGCGACCTGGGCATCGGCGTCGGCACCGTGCGTTGGCATCTGCGCAACCTGATGGGCAAGCTGGGCGTGTCGGCGCGGCTGCAGGCCGTCGTCGTGGCGGCGCAGCGGGGCATCGTCGGTATCGACGGCGTGGTGCCGGGTTGAGTGTAAAGGGACGTAAAGAAGGGTAAAAGAGTTTTATTCGACACACATGGCGCGCGCCGTCCTGCGCATAATTCGGCCAGATCTGCGACGAAAGGACGATGGTGAACACAGCGCGCGCACATGCCGGAACGATTCCGGTCCGACCCGCCCGGGAGGCGGCACGACACACAGCGGCGGCCTTGCCGCTCGTGCCGGCCGGCGTGCTGGCGCGCGCCGACCGCATCCTGTTCGTCACCCACCTCGCCATCGGCGATTTTACGTACCTGCAAGCGTGTCTGCAGGCGTTCGCCCGCGCGTGGCCTCACGTGCGCATCCACGTGTGGGTCGACGAGCGGCGCCGCACGGCCGATCCGGCCGCGTGGCCGCACCTGCGCAGGTACGCGCTGTACGACTGGCTCGCGGCCTGTCCATGGATAGCCAAGGTCTACGACAGCACGTACAGCCCGGCCGCGTTCGCGCAATCCGTCGACGAGGCGCGCGCGGAACGCTATCCCGTCGTCGCGTCGCTGGCCGTCGTCGACTGCCACCGTTATGCGCGGCTGGCGCGCCGCATCAGCCCGCACGGTTTCGTCGTGGGCCTGACGAAGCCGGCCGAGCGCCTGCTGCACGTGCCGTCGCGCTGGGCCGGCTACCGCAAGCTGGACGCGGTGCTGCCCGTGTACGGGCCCGCGGAGGCGGCGGATCGGCACATCAGCGACATCTACGCCGGGTGGTTCGCCCGCTGCTTCGGCGTCGACGTGCCCCCGGCCGCGCGTCTGCCGCGGCTGCACATCCCCGAACGCTGGGTACGCAGCGCGCACGCGCAGTTCGCGGCCTGGGGCTGCACGGTGGGCAAACCCGTCGTATTCGTGAACGCGTATTCGAAATCGCCGGACCGCACGTGGCCGCTGGAACGGGTGGCCGCGCTGGCGCGGTCACTGAAGAACCGGCTCGTGTGGCGCGGCGTAACCGTCGTCGTCAACGTCGTTCCGGAAGCGCTGGAGGAAGCGCGCCGGCTGTTCGAAGGACGGTCCGACCCGGACCTCGCGCACGTGCGCCTGTTCAGCGCGGACGAGCACTTCTTCCAGCTACCGGCCGTGATACGGCTGTGCAGCCTCGTGATCTCCGTGGAGACGGCCGTGATGCACCTGGCGAACGCGGTGGGCGTGCCGGTCGTCGCGCTGATGCGCCGCAACCACCCGGAATGGGCGCCGGTCGACCGGGCCCGCAGCACCGTGATCATGGTGCCGGAAGCGGACGACTGGGTCACGCGTATCGGCGTGGACGAGGTGCTGGCTGCCGTGGACGGATGCGATTAAGGCGCGTCGGTTTCCGGAACCGGTTCCTCGAACGACAGGCGGTTGTGCGACGGATCGCGGATCGTCATCTCGCGCGTCCCCCACGGCATCGTCTGGATGTGCGGGCGCGAGTATTTGAAGGACTTGGCCAGCAGCGTGGCCTGGTAGCCGTCGAGGTCGCGCACGGCGATGCGGATCGATGCGCCCGGGCTGCCGTCGCCGTAGTGTTCGGACAGGTGCAAGACGCAGTCGCCCAGCGACACCTGCATGTAGACGGGGAAGTCGCCGCCTTCGAAGCGGTGCTCCCAGTCGATCGTGAAGCCGAGGAAGTCGACATAGAATTCACGCGCCTTCGCTTCGTCGAAGATGCGCAGGACCGGGGTGACGCGGGACAGGGTGTACATGAGGCTTCCTTGTACGAATCAGGCGCTGCCGTCCCGGCCGGCGTCGGCGAGACGCTTGCGGTGCGCCGCGCCGAGGGCCAGGTAGAGCATGACGGCCACGCCGGCGAAGCCGATGCCCGCAAGCCAGTCGGCGGTCGCGCCCGAGCGCACGGCGTCCACGAGGCGCATGGCCGCAACCAGCAACATGCAGGCGGGGGCAAGGAAGCGTGAGTAGCGTGCGAAGAATGACATGGCGCGGCGGGATGGCAGTGAAACGGAAAGCATACCAGATCGCCGCGCCGTAAAGATCGCACTTTCTCACACCCGCATCGTCAGTACTTGTAGTTCAGCCCCAGCACGAACGACCGGCCCGAGTGCACGTACAGCAGCGTGTCGTTGCGTTGCGTGTCGCGGCCGTAGCGCAGCGGCGTGTCGTTCAGGTTCTGGCCTTCCAGCGACACGCGCAGCTGCGGCGTGATGTTGTACGAGAGGCTCATGTCGATGTTGGTCGAGCCGTCGACCATCGTGTAGTCGTGACCCGCCACGTCGCCCAGCACGGCGTAGATATAGCTGGAGCGGTGCGCCGCCGACACGCGCGCGCTGAACTTCGCATCCTCGTAGTACAGGGTCAGGTTGTGCGTGCGCGGCGACAGGCCCGTGAAGTCCGCCACCTGCGTCAGCTGCTCGTTGGCCGGGGTGGCCGGGTTGTCCACGCGGGTGATGTACGTGATGCGCGACTTCACGCGCGTCGCGTTGGCGAGCAGGCCGAAATTGCTCCAGAAGCCAGGCAGGAAGCTGAACGGCGCCTGCAGGTTGAACTCCCAGCCTTTCAGCGGGCCGCCCGCCGTGTTGACCTTGCGGCTGACGTTGACTTCCGTGGTCGGCAAGGTCTGGCAGATCGGGGCGCCCGTCAGCGAGCAGCCGTTCAGGATCAGGAGTTCGTTCGGCAGGCCCAGCGTGTTGTAGGGCACGCGCTCGTTGACGCTCTGGATGAAGCTCTTGATATCCTTGCGGAAGTGCCCGAGCGAGATCATCGCGTTCTTCGCGTAATACCACTCGGCCTGCAGGTCGTACGTGTTGGCGCGGATCGGGTCCAGGTTCGGGTTGCCGATCGAGACCGATTGCGCGATCGGCGACACGGTGGCATTCGGCGCGAGGTCCGTGTACTCGGGGCGCGACAGCGTCTTGCCGGCCGAGAAGCGCAGGAACACGTCCTTCGGCAGCTGCGCCGTCAGGTTGAAGGCGGGCAGCCAGTCGCGGTATTTCTTCGTGCCCGTGTTCGGCTGCAGCTGGCCCTGCACGTTGATCATCGCCATGGAGGTGGCCGTCGTCTCGGCGCCGCGCACGCCGGCGTTGCCGCGCCACGTCACGCCGAACAGGTCGTAATTGAAGTCGACCATGCCATACAGCGCATTGATCTTTTCTTCCACGCGGCGGTTCGTCTGCGCCAGGTAGTTGTATTGCGAGCCCGGTACGGCGTCGCAATGGCATTCCGTGTTGACTGCGCCGAGGAACTTCTGCAGGTCGACGGCCGCCCACGACGTCGGCACGCCGGTGCCGCCGAGGCCGGAGCCGAAGCCGCTGATCTGGCGCGAGATGTCGGCCATCGTCACGCCCGCCGGCAGGTTCACCGCGTTGGCGCTGTTGCCGATCTCGTAGTTCGTCCAGATGTTCTTGCGCGCGGAGATGCCGAAGTGGCTCGTCAGGTGGTCGTTGATTTCCCAATGCACGTTGGCGGCCTGGGTCTGCAGCTTGTTCGTCGTGTCCAGGTAGCGGCCGACGAACATGCCGCGCACGTTGCCGGCGGCGTCCTGCGGGGCCCACTGGAAGTTGGCGGGATTGCTCACGTCCATGCCGAAGTTGAGCGCCGGGACGTTGCGGTTGTCGCGGAAGTCCCACGAGAAGCCGTTCACGTTCGGCGCGTCGAACTGCACGGTCGCGCGCATCGGTTCGTTCAGGTTCGAGTTCGAGTTACCGGCCATGAAGTCGGCCTTCACCGTGTCGCTGAACTTGTGGCTGCCGGACAGCACGTGCTGGCGGAACTTGGTAGTGTACACGTCCAGCAGGCCCTCGGTGCGCACGTCCACGCCGTTGAACTTGCCGTAGTCCCAGCTGCCGTTCTGGTCGAAGTGCGCGTCCAGGATCGACGTCTGCGGCTTGCCGTTCGAGCCCAGGTTGCGGCCGAACGAGATCGCCTCGATGTAGTTGTCGTAGCGTTTATTGGCGAACTTGCCGTACATGAGGTCCAGATTCAGCTCGCTGTCAGCATTGCGCCACTGGTACGAGTTGGTGATGCCGGTGCGCTGGTAATCCGTCTGCGAGCGGCGGTAGCGCGGGATGCGCGGCGCGAACGCGCCCGAGCCGGCGGCGGGATTCGCGACCGTGCCGCCGTAATTGTCCTTGCGGCCCATGACGCTGTTGTAGGCCGTCGGGTCGGTCGCACGCGGCATGCCGGTGCCGCACGTCGTCGCGGTGATGCCCTTGATCGCATCGTTGCCCGGGACCTGCGGGGAGACGCCCACGGGCGAGCAGAAGCCGCCGTCATTGCTCGCGCTGAGCAGTTCCACGGCCTCGTAGCCTTCCTCCGTCGCGCGCCGTTTCGAATACGCGGCGGAGAGCAGGGCGCCGATCTTGCCGTAGCCGGTGTCCCAGCGGTCCGACAGCAGGGCGGTCACGCGCGGCTGCGTCTTCCCGCTCAGGGAGTTGTGGCTTTCCTGGCCGCCGATGCTGAACGTGCGGCCCTTGAAGTCGAACGGCCGCGCCGTGCGCAGGTCGACGGTGGCGCCCAGCGATCCTTCCTCGATGTCCGCTTCCGACGTCTTGCGCACTTCGAGGCTGTTGAACAGCTCCGAGGCAAACACGGAAAAGTCGAAGCCGCGGCCGCGGTTCGTGCTGCCGTTGATGTCCGACGCGCCGGTCGCCGCCACGCCTTCGATGCCGTTGATGCGCACGCGCGTAAAGCCCGCGTTCAGGCCGCGCACGGTGATCTGCTTGCCTTCGCCGCCGTCGCCGCGCGCCAGCGCCACGCCGGGCACGCGCTGCAGCGATTCCGCGAGGTTCGCGTCGGGGAACTTGGCGATGTCCTCGGCCTTGATCACGTCGATGATGCCGTCGCTGTTCTTTTTCGTGTTCAGCGCGC includes:
- a CDS encoding TfoX/Sxy family protein; this encodes MATDKGFIDYVAEVVGLGARLTHRKMFGEYALYVDDKVVAFACDGSLFVKPSDAAARLAPDLPQGPPYPGAKDYPIADELLDEPEALRRLLLETAAIMPPPKPKKPAAPRAKRGAG
- a CDS encoding PhzF family phenazine biosynthesis protein — its product is MTRLPFKTVDVFTATPFLGNPLAVVFDADDLSTAQMQRIANWTNLSETTFVLRPTQAGADYRVRIFTPGAELPFAGHPTIGTAHALLEAGRIAPRDGLLTQECAAGLVRLDVTRADDGARWIAFELPATTITPLGAAQADELARILGTPLAGIAPPCLVDAGTRWVVAQLPDAGAVLAAAPDLVRMKAHDAATGNTGVIVFGPHADGAAARIEVRAFAPAHGVDEDPVCGSGNGSIAAYLRHTDQVESFGRDFLSSQGAAVGRAGILRLTIGPDAIRVGGNAVTCVDGHLTF
- a CDS encoding GlxA family transcriptional regulator, whose translation is MNRSIAFFLFPGFQLVDLGAMTVFDLANNEYAGRPYDLRIVSAHGTPIRSAAGATLQTQAWREADGAFDTVLVFGAADPIVPDADTVALLRRAATGARRIGTVCNGTALLAPTGLLDGRLVAVRAMHAAGLQKRHPAIRVDPERVWIRDGKIWSSAGMTASIDLALALVEDDLGADVALAVARRLVLYHWRSGADTQSSNLLDMRPKSDRIRTALGYARRNLRLPLSIDELADQVHMSRRHFTRMFRAETGQSPARAIETMRAEVARTLLESSTLPLDTVAREAGFASANQMRMALARVYRQTPQDLRRRSD
- a CDS encoding xanthine dehydrogenase family protein molybdopterin-binding subunit, encoding MSHPTLSRRRFLAAGAAAGGGLLLQFALPVAGAAAMASSAGVAPNAIVRIRPDGKVTLTMPYVEMGQGTYTSIPMLIAEELEIDLKDVVLEHAPPDDARFINPALGFQVTGGSTTIRAAWEPMRRAGATARMLLVRAAAGRWNVDPASCRAERGTVLHVPSGRRLRYGQLVDDAAKLPLPKDADVVLKPASEFRLIGTPAKRLDTPGKLNGSARYGIDAVVPGMKVAALAISPVFGGRLAGADDAAALRILGVRQVVKLDDCVAVVADNMGAANKGIAALAVRWDDGPNAGLATQDIVVDMAKAAQGAGAKVRTDGDPEAALGKAARVIEATYELPFLAHAAMEPMNCTVHVKPDSCEIWTGTQVITRARAVAAKVTGLPEERVTVHNHLLGGGFGRRLEIDGVERAVRIAREVPHPVKVVWSREQDIQHDMYRPYFYDRVRAGLDAQGKVVAWTHHVTGSSVLGRFMPPAFQNGFDHETMDGAEAPPYAFPAIGVSYVRHEPRNIPTAFWRGVGPTHNVYVVESFIDELAAAAGADPLRYRLDLLGHDPRARRVLELAAEKAGWQGPRAGNTGRGLSVQFAFGTYMALVVDAVAGPENEIRVPRVVCAVDCGAVVNPDTVRAQVESAIVFGISGALYGDITFRDGRVEQSNFHDYRVLRMHEAPRVETHIVASTDAPGGMGEPGTAALMPALANAVYALSGRRIRKLPIGATLPTA
- a CDS encoding (2Fe-2S)-binding protein; translation: MTTLNINGKRQTVTAEPDTPLLWVLRDELHLNGTKFGCGMALCGACTVHLDGQPVRACVTPISAAAGHKITTIEAIGATPVGQRVQKAWAALDVPQCGYCQSGQIMAATALLKAIPKPTDTDIDQAMSGNICRCGTYQRIRLAIHQAAGDA
- a CDS encoding helix-turn-helix transcriptional regulator; translated protein: MHIGSKIHVMHARPLMTAGLAASLHDPDWRVTTHDLEPGAAAGADLVIADYDTGLAIAPGRQVLIVTHRDKEADVLRACAAAVAGYLLEDADAAELRYAVRRILTGDRHYSPGVTKQLEVGGCREHLTNRETDVLRLLAGGRCDKQIARDLGIGVGTVRWHLRNLMGKLGVSARLQAVVVAAQRGIVGIDGVVPG
- a CDS encoding glycosyltransferase family 9 protein, producing the protein MVNTARAHAGTIPVRPAREAARHTAAALPLVPAGVLARADRILFVTHLAIGDFTYLQACLQAFARAWPHVRIHVWVDERRRTADPAAWPHLRRYALYDWLAACPWIAKVYDSTYSPAAFAQSVDEARAERYPVVASLAVVDCHRYARLARRISPHGFVVGLTKPAERLLHVPSRWAGYRKLDAVLPVYGPAEAADRHISDIYAGWFARCFGVDVPPAARLPRLHIPERWVRSAHAQFAAWGCTVGKPVVFVNAYSKSPDRTWPLERVAALARSLKNRLVWRGVTVVVNVVPEALEEARRLFEGRSDPDLAHVRLFSADEHFFQLPAVIRLCSLVISVETAVMHLANAVGVPVVALMRRNHPEWAPVDRARSTVIMVPEADDWVTRIGVDEVLAAVDGCD
- a CDS encoding VOC family protein — protein: MYTLSRVTPVLRIFDEAKAREFYVDFLGFTIDWEHRFEGGDFPVYMQVSLGDCVLHLSEHYGDGSPGASIRIAVRDLDGYQATLLAKSFKYSRPHIQTMPWGTREMTIRDPSHNRLSFEEPVPETDAP